The following are encoded together in the Bos mutus isolate GX-2022 chromosome 3, NWIPB_WYAK_1.1, whole genome shotgun sequence genome:
- the LOC102264427 gene encoding large ribosomal subunit protein uL11, translating to MPPKFDPNEINVVYLRCTGGEVGATSALAPKIGPLGLSPKKVGDDIAKASGDWKGLRITVKLTIQNRQAQIQVVPSASALIIKALKEPPRDRKKQKNIKHSGNITFDEIINTARQMWHRSLARELSGTIKEILGTTQSVGHHPHDIIDDINSGTVECPAS from the coding sequence ATGCCGCCTAAATTCGACCCCAACGAGATCAATGTCGTGTACCTGAGGTGCACCGGTGGGGAAGTCGGTGCCACGTCTGCCCTGGCCCCCAAGATCGGCCCTCTGGGTCTGTCTCCAAAAAAAGTCGGTGATGACATCGCCAAGGCAAGTGGTGATTGGAAGGGTCTGAGGATTACAGTGAAACTGACCATTCAGAACAGACAAGCCCAGATTCAGGTGgtaccttctgcttctgccctGATCATCAAAGCCCTCAAGGAACCACCAAGggacagaaagaagcagaaaaacattAAGCACAGTGGAAACATCACTTTTGATGAGATCATCAACACTGCCCGGCAGATGTGGCATCGGTCTCTAGCTAGAGAACTTTCTGGAACCATTAAAGAGATCCTGGGGACCACCCAGTCAGTAGGCCACCACCCTCACGACATCATAGATGATATCAACAGTGGCACAGTGGAGTGCCCCGCTAGTTAA